The following coding sequences are from one Anas acuta chromosome 15, bAnaAcu1.1, whole genome shotgun sequence window:
- the NDUFB6 gene encoding NADH dehydrogenase [ubiquinone] 1 beta subcomplex subunit 6, producing MGGFSADERLRLQQLRVLRRRWLRDQELSEREPVLPRRQPGPVAAFWERFLQPGGLWRQRVFRAYQAGGFLVAQVLIPAWLVHYYVKYHVMRAPYGVVSSNPAIFPGDRILETGEVIPPLKDESAGHH from the exons ATGGGCGGCTTCAGCGCGGACGAGCGGCTgcggctgcagcagctccgcgTCCTGCGGCGGCGCTGGCTGCGGGACCAGGAGCTGAGCGAGCGGGAGCCCGTCCTGCCGCGGCGGCAGCCGGGGCCCGTGGCCGCCTTCTGGGAGCGCTTCCTGCAGCCCGGCGGGCTCTGGAGGCAGcgg GTGTTCCGGGCCTACCAGGCCGGCGGCTTCCTCGTGGCGCAGGTGCTGATCCCCGCCTGGCTCGTCCACTACTACGTGAAGTACCACGTCATG AGGGCACCGTACGGAGTCGTCTCGTCCAACCCAGCAATATTCCCG GGGGACAGAATTTTAGAGACGGGAGAAGTTATTCCACCCCTGAAAGACGAATCTGCTGGGCACCACTGA